In one window of Vanrija pseudolonga chromosome 5, complete sequence DNA:
- the Acot9 gene encoding Acyl-coenzyme A thioesterase 9, mitochondrial — MRLAAPLLRATPLLARPLARSRPTPLPMLRTLATTAARNNAAESSSAKKSLLTLGEIDRLLKHIEGDSGIQKPQPMLMRAHPVPWMQSDSSPDLRPSDDRCDQVPLTPKEQEELLRPRHMSESYTAFDLPLASDPKLYDRYVNTSGGFRMGKLLEHLDSLAGAVSYRHCLPANIYDGTSPAESFHHAAKRAGLYLATASADRLDMFGRLNHQNVRDLKFSGFVTWTGTSSMEVFVKMEGTRPSEPGKSETLMLGRFAMVCRDAVTHKARRVPPLIVETPEEKMLWDFGQEHKDSRAAFSQSSLDKKPPSKEEAAEVHSLMIEVAKNNEELNGEKIVQMRDTEIQSVQLMFPQDRNLHGKVFGGILMRMAFELCFTNAAMFAHEPMHFLSLDQITFRLPVPIGAVLRLTSKVIKTTQPVDGQDGEARAHIRVRAEVEEVETGLRRETNTFYFTMAKNDRKPIGRTVVPNTYKEAMEYLEGDRRLDIGEQVRRLYRAGGLEGK, encoded by the exons acccctcctcgcccgccccctTGCGCGTTCGCGCCCAACGCCGCTACCAATGCtccgcacgctcgcgacgaccgcggcgcgcaataatgccgccgagtcgagcagtGCCAAGAAGAGCCTGTTGACGCTCGGCGAGATCGACCGGCTGCTGAAGCATATCGAGG GCGACTCGGGCATCCAAAAGCCCCAGCCGATGCTGATGCGCGCACACCCCGTGCCGTGGATGCAGAGCGACTCGTCCCCCGACCTCCGGCCCTCGGACGACAGGTGCGACCAGGTGCCCCTCACGCCcaaggagcaggaggagctcctccgcccgcgGCACATGAGCGAGAGTTACACCGCCTTTGACCTGCCGCTGGCGAGTGATCCCAAGCTGTACGACCGCTACGTTAACACGTCGGGCGGGTTCC GCAtgggcaagctcctcgagc acctcgactcgctcgccggcgccgtgtccTACCGCCACTGCCTCCCAGCCAACATCTACGAcggcacctcgcccgccgagaGCTTCCACCACGCGGCCAAGCGCGCAGGCCTGTACCTCGCCACTGCGAGCGCTGACAGGCTGGACATGTTTGGGCGGCTCAACCACCAGAACGTGCG CGACCTCAAGTTCTCCGGCTTCGTGACATGGaccggcacgtcgtcgatggAGGTCTTCGTCAAGATGGAGGGCACGCGCCCCAGCGAGCCGGGCAAGAGCGAGACGCTCATGCTGGGCAGATTCGCCATGGTgtgccgcgacgccgtgacGCACAAGGCGCGTCGCGTGCCGCCTCTGATTGTCGAGACGCCGGAAGAGAAGATGCTCTGGGACTTTGGCCAGGAGCACAAGgactcgcgcgccgccttctccCAGAGCTCGCTCGACAAGAAGCCCCCgtccaaggaggaggcggcagAGGTGCACTCGCTCATGATTGAGGTTGCCAAGAACAACGAGGAGCTGAACGGCGAAAAGATTGTGCAGATGCGGGATACCGAG ATCCAATCCGTCCAGCTCATGTTCCCCCAGGACCGCAACCTGCACGGCAAGGTGTTTGGTGGTATTCTGATGCGCATGGCTTT CGAGCTCTGCTTCACCAACGCCGCCATGTTCGCCCACGAGCCAATGCACTTCCTGTCCCTCGACCAGATCACGTTCCGTCTCCCCGTGCCTatcggcgcggtgctccGCCTCACCTCCAAGGTTATCAAGACGACGCAGCCGGTCGACGGGCAGGACGGCGAGGCTAGGGCGCATATCCGTGTccgtgccgaggtcgaggaggtcgagacTGGC cTACGCCGCGAGACCAACACATTCTACTTCACCATGGCCAAGAACGACCGCAAGCCGATTGGGCGCACCGTCGTGCCAAATACGTACAAGGAGGCGATGGAGtacctcgagggcgaccgGCGCCTCGACATTGGCGAGCAGGTGCGTCGGCTGtaccgcgccggcgggctcgagggcaagT